The Salvia miltiorrhiza cultivar Shanhuang (shh) chromosome 2, IMPLAD_Smil_shh, whole genome shotgun sequence DNA window AGTTGGATTGGATGGATTCTTGCATGAGTTTAAAGAATCCGGCATTGCTTCTATACATCTCAAACACCATTCCCACTTGGCCTCCATGCTCGAAGGAGTTTGCGACGGTGGCCAAGGCACCGCCGCCAACGGCCAAGGCGGCAGCCCAACCACCGTGAGAATGCAGCGAAGAGGCAACGGCGGCCATAGCCGTGAGTAGAGGAGCGCTCTTGGCTAATAATTTGTTGAGGTTGAGTGCTTTTCCAGCCAACCTCAAGTAATCTTCCTCGTCTTTGAGCTTCATCACCTTTACTATTTCTCTCATTTCTTCCTCCAGCTTACCATTCCAGCCGTTGTAGCCTTGATTTGTAGTTTTGGGGTGGTGTTTTCTTATGTTTTGGGGCCACCAAACCGCGGGCTCTAGAGTGGCCGGGAATTTATCGAGCATGGACCCGCCGAGGAGAGGGAGCGGGAAGGCCTTGTCGAGCGCCAAGACTTTGTCGATGATTTGGTTGACATGAATGGGAGTTGGATTTCCAATAGATAGAATGGTTTGGATTTGAGTGTGGAGCTGTTTGAACAACCTGGTTGCGTTGCGTTGCTCTTCTGCAAGCTGAGATGGTTGGATCTTATTGACAATGGAAAGCATCCCCGTGGCTGCTACGTACATGGCTGTGGAAGAAATGGTCATGGCGGTGGCATCGCCGTGGCTGGTGGAGGCGATGCCGGCCATGGTGGCGGCGGCGAGAGTGAGAGCGTTGATAGATGAGAGAAGAAGACTGTTCCACTCTTTTCTCTGATCTCCAATATTCTTGTGCATTTCAACTCTATCTGCAACTGCTTCCATAATCGCGTGAAGCTTAGCTACCACTAATGCATCGCCATCGTCTTTTTCGATCAGAGCTTCCACATTAGGGCTCAGCTGCTTTTCGAGTTGTTCAAAACTAGTAGTGTTGCCTCTCAGCTGTGGGAGACTTATTTTTGTCACTCTTTTTGGGAGATTGATCATTGCCGCCTTTGTAATTCCTCCTCTTCCATGGGAACTCATCTTTATTGATGATGATTGTAATATTATGCTTGATGATTTCATCGCtgccattttctttttcttttttccccccTTTCTAAAGATTGTGAATGACTTATGAATTGGCTTGTCTGTTTTGGCGATATGTTTGGGTTTGTGTTTGTTGTGTATATTTCTGGTGTCAGTTGTGAAGATGAATGTATGAATCGTTGTTGGTTCTGAGTGTATATATATAgcctttgagagagagagatgagatggTGTTGACCGCATGAATTGAAATTGTTTGAATGGAAAAATTCAACCGTTGATATTTTGAAGAGGTTATTAATGCGACTGTTTCAATGTCTGACACTTCAAATATGGTGGTGTACGTGGTTGGTATTTTAACATGATATAATACAATTCTCTTATCTCCTTCAAACAAGAGggatattattatattttagaaGAAAACAAAAAGTAGTATACTAATCTTCAAATTGAAATAATGAAAACAAGTattattcatcaaaataaaaaaaattaaataaccaCATTTACCATTCCAcccttaatattaaaaaaaaaattattcatttattcttttgtcgtgaattcgagtttttgaACTCGAATTCATAACTAAGATTATTCCTAGTTgcgaattctaattttaaaattcgatTTCACAACTAAGAGAATTCCTAATTGTGAGttgtaattttaaaatttaaattcacaatcaagattattcctagttgtgaattcaagttttaaaattcgaattcataATCAAGATCATTttgagttgtgaattctaactttaaaactcgaattcacaaccaacctattcgagttgtgaattctagtattaaaattcgaattcacaactaatcaAGTTGTGCATTCATCGTTATTTTAAAACTacttgtgaattcaaaaacattagcCATACAAACACCAAAAAACTCTTAATTCAAAGCAGCAACGAGAGTAGTGAAGAAGAGACAGACTCCACTCGATCTGCAAGTAGATCAACCGCACCCTGATTGCCATGTAAATCACCAGAAAATATTGGTGCTCATAGTAGTAATTAATCGATGTCGAAGTCGATCAATGCGATTCCATTGCTAGCCAAGATCATCAAATCTAAAAAAACGAAGACGATCAGCCCGATTATATATGATCTCGACAGCTAGAGTGGTTGTGAGGGCGGCGATGAGCCCTACGAGACATTGAAGGTGTCGTAGGCAATCGAAGCAGCAACGAGAGTAgtgaagaagagagagataaGGGGAAAGATGAGCTGGGATGCTCCGACGACAAGAATTTGGTTGTCCGCAGTAGAAAAGATGGTTAGAAGTCGAGGCACACCTTCTGTCGggcacagagagagagagagagaaggaaagtGCATTGAAAAATTAATGGTAAGGGCAAAATTGTCTTCTTACacaaaaattgataaatttttaagttttttatcttaatagacattttttatttttgttatatgaaaatggatagttttatatattgcCTCTAAATGACTACATTTATTATTCTAAagcttttttatttttgttatataaaaatagatatcttTTATTATTCTTTTAGTGATTCACAATtctttaaattcattttctgGAAAAGTTGTATATGAATTAGTCAATTActcttttcctttttcattttgAGATCTTACAAAAGCACTTTATAATaccataatttttaaattttaattgatttaaagTGCATTAATAATTTctaaattatttgtatatatatattagtgcaTCTGTAGTGGAGAGTTCATATGAGCTCTTAAAAGTGATCCCCACCATTTAAGGGCACACCCTCCGTAGTGGGAGAGCCTCCACTCTAGCTCTtaaattttccttttctttttatcgttattttaatattgttttcaattaattttaatattaaatttaacaacataaaatttaatactcgattgattgaaaatttaaatttaaatcaatGTAGTGTGGAAAATAATTGTAGAAAATATTGGATAAGATGTAATTAAGTAATCAAGGATCAATCAAGATCCTTGATTATAGTAGTTTTATTCTTTCCTTGTATATTGTTTCTTCACCCTATAAAAGGGTGCTTTGTACACAATGAAGAATATCAAGAAAGACAATAAAAATCCCAATGTTTACAGCCCTACAAATATGAATTCTTTATACAAATGTTTACAGATCCTTGGAACTCGGAAAAAAAAATTCCTCATTATTCCATTACCTTTCCTCAACCTCTCTCGACCCAAATCAAGGCAGCCAACTGCCGTGTTTTTCCCTTCCTCCTTCCTGCAAAAATTAGGTCAAAATGTCGAGAGAAATACAAACCACAGAACCAAAAACAGATACAAACGAGGTAACCCAACAAATTTCCAATTTGATGCGAAACTCCGAAAACGTCGTGCTCGGATTCAAATTAGATGGCAACAATTATCCCCTATAGGCCCGCCTCATGAAGGTAGCCATAGGCAGCAGAGGCAGGTCCGGACACATCACCagacaaccaccaccaccaaaagCCACATATCCGAATTACTACAAATGGGAAGAAACAGATCTGGCCGTTTTTTCTTGGTTACTACAGAACATGGAAGGGAAACTAGTGATGAATTTCACCCAACATCAGACGGCTAAGGCCGTTTGGGACAGTTTAGCAGTGACATATGGGAGTGGAGCTACAGATCCGCTCCAAATTTATGACTTGGAGGTGAAAGCAAATAAGGTGAACCAAGGACAACTTACTCTAGAGGACTACTGGAATGAACTACAGGCCATATGGCTCAACATCGACAGATGGGAGCCGAATCCGCTGGGCTGCTGCGAAGAGGGCATCGCCAAATACCGAAAACTCATCGGAAGTCGGCGGCTATACCAGTTTCTCTCCGGGTTGGACTCAAAATATGACCACGTTCGACAGGATATCCTCAAGGAAATCCCGGCTCCCTTAGCGGAGTCGGTGTTCTCGAAAGTGAGAAGAGAGGCCGCCTGACTACAAATCTTACAGCCGGCAACCAACCATGCCGACATCAACGCCTCATCATCATCGGGAGGGGTCGGAGCCGGACTCGCCGCCGTCCACCGCCCTACTCAACGGCCGGAGGTCCGACCGCCACACACCGCCGCCGGCAGAAGCAACCCACCGCGCTCAGGGAACCCTCAAAATTGGAAAAATGAAGATAAATCAAAGCTCTACTGTACTCATTGTGGCATGAACAAACACACCAAAGAGATGTGCTTTCAACTCGTTGGTTACCCGGAGTGGTGGGAAGACAACCACAAAATCGCCAAAGGGAAAATGGCGAGTGGAAGTGGAGACAAATAGGAGCAGATCGGAGCGGCGGCGTTGGCCGCGAGGGCAGCGGCGGTGGCCGTGGACCGGTCGCCAGAGTTTGGGTAGAATGGAGGAGGCCGAATTGAGGAGGTGACTGGCGTGAATGGGGGAGGCGTGAATGAGGGAGGCGCCTATTCTCAAGATTCAGGTATAGAGTTTGGTGTTTTTACACCAAGCCCTCCTAATTTCGCCTATTTCCATAAAGAACCCCATGTCTTGCCCATAAGTCCCCCAAATTCTCGTTTATTACAAATGCCTCCCTTAAGTTGTTCTAAACTGCAAATATCACCCCATGTTATACAATCTGCCCCTCTAGATTCCCAAAAATTACATAAGTACCCTAGTTTTCTACACAATACTAAAAGCATCTCTCAATTATGTAGAAAGTCACTAAATACTTCCGCTGCATATCAAATCTCTAGTGATAAACAGGATAGAGATAAAAGGTGGATTTTTTTACTGTGGGGCTACTGATACTATGACTTTTGAGAAAATTGATATTCTTGAGTCGTCACCATCATACCGAACACATGTTCAAAGTGCAAACGGTAACTTGACCCGTGTTGAAGGAGCCGGAACTATAGAAATCTCCCCTACTCTTCGTCTTTCAAACTGTCTATATGTTCCATCTCTTTCTCATAAACTCTTGTCTATTAACCATGTTACAAAATATCTCAATTGTACCATGCTTAAGCATCCTCACTTCTGTCTTCTTCAGCATATCAGGACGGGGaagattattgggcgtggcactgagtaggatggattgtactatgtggatgagatagctcaacaaggcaaggtgatgctggctcacgggTGTAAAAGATCTAGGCTATTACTTGTAATTTTCTGaaattataatgtgatttgaaggAATTTTGGATAAAAATCGATAGAACAGAGAAGTAGATAGAAATAGGAAGacggagaaagagagagaaaagataaTTTCATTGCTTAGGTTTTTCATTTCATGCACGTACACTTTATATGCTAAGGTTTAAAGGTGGTGGGACCCTTGGGCTAAAGTTGCTAAATACAATAACATAAGTACtgaaaaacaaataaagataAATGGTAACAATTGTGCCACATGTCACCAGATCTTGCATTTGGACCATTGACCTCTTAGCCACTTTTGATGTTCCCCCCTTCAGCCAAATCCTCCTCACACGAACCAATCTCTCTCCCTTGCATAGTCAAACtcaattcttcttcttcttccctctTCTCAATCTTCTCCGACTTTCCAACATTTTTCCGCTGCCGCCGTCTCTCTCTTCGACATCACAACTTTCCCAACTTCCATTTCCTCTCATTTAATCTCGAAATTTCCTAAGTTCAATACAATACTCCCCGGATTTTCAGATCCTTGACCGCAAGGATCGTCAACTTCGAATTTCCAGCGGAGAACCTTCAGATCCACCCATTCCGCCACATCTGCTCCTCCTTCGATCCACTGGACAAGGCCTTGCTGAACCTTCTTCCCGTCACGAGAGATAGAACGGTAATCAAGAACTAAAAAAGGTACCGCCTTGAAATGACCGTGGACATCGACTGCCGGAAGCGCAGTAGAAGGTATGATATTCTTACCCAAACATTTCTTAAGCAAAGATACGTGGAACACTGGATGAATCTTTGAGGAATCTGGCAATTGAAGTTTGTATGCCACTTCACCAATTTTCTCTTGAACCTTGTAGGGACCGTAATACTTGGCAGCGAGTTTCAGATTCTTCCTCAGGACCACCGAATTCTGTCTGTATGGCTGCAGCTTAAGGTAAACGAGATCCCCAACTTTAAAGATCATTTCAATGCGGTGCTTGTTAGCATATAATCTCATCATTTCCTAGGCcaatgtcaatttttttttcaacatatGGATCATATCCTGCCTTTGAGTAACCCATTCCTTCATTTCTTGATTAGGAGAGCTTAGATAAGCTCCTAATCCAGTGTGTGGGGGTGGAATTCCATATAGATCCTGATAGGGAGAACACTTCAAACTGTTGTGGAAGCTAGTATTGTACCAATATTCTGCTAAAGATAGCCACTTTACCCATTGTTTAGGAGTAGCTCCAGCCATACACCGCAAATAACCTTCCAAACATTGGTTGACCCTTTCTGATTGCCCATCCGACTGtgggtgatatgcagtggtcATGTCTAGTCTAGTTCCTCCAAAACTGGCTGGTGAATACCTTATCCCTATCAGACACAATACTGACAGGTGGCCCATGAAGCTTATAGACATTGTCTAAGAACAGTTTGGCTACGGTCTGAGCAGTGAAGGGATGAGATAAGGCCAGAAAATGGGCATATTTACTGAGCCTATCAATCACCACCATAATCACGTCCTTTCCAAAAGATTTAGGTAACCCCTCTATAAAATCCATTGTAATATAAGTCCAAAACTTGTCAGGTATAGGCAGTGGTTGCAATAACCCGGGGTAAGGTACATGCTCAGATTTGTTTCTCTGGCAGACATCACACTGCTGCACTAGTTCTTCAACATCCTTCTTCATGTGTGGCCAGAAAAAGAAAGATTTCAGCCTAGCATAAGTACCCCACACTCCTGAGTGCCCACCAAAAGATGTATTGTGCACCTCTTCCAAAATAGTTTGCCGAAGGCCATTGCCTGAACCAACAACCACTCTTCCTTTATACTGAATAATTCCAGATACTACTGTGTAGTCTGCATAAGAAGTAGGATCAATAGGTTTAGAAAGTAGTACTTGTGAAAAATAAGCATCACCATCGTAGCTTTGTTTCACCCTTTTCATCCACAAGGGGGTGAATGTAGTGAGTGACTGACAATCCTCCTCAACTGTGGGATATCTTGATAAGGCATCAACAGCCTTGTTCTCAGCCCCCTTTTTATACTGTATCTCATAATCCAGTCCTAATAACTTTGTTATCCATTTCTGTTGCACAGGGTTCATGACCTTCTGATCCAGTAGATGCTTGAGAGCTTGTTGATCAGTTTTCATGAAGAACTTGTGCCCTTGTAAGTAAGATTTCCATCTTTGCACAGCTATGATTACAGCTAAAAACTCTCTTTCATAAACTGATAGTAATTGGTTCTTAGGGCAGAGGGCCTTACTCATAAATGCTATAGGTTTGTCATTCTGCATTAACACAGCTCCCACCCCAACACCACTTGCATCAGTCTCTACTGTGAAGGGTTGGTTAAAATCTGGTAGAGCCAAAACTGGAGCAGACACCATGGCATTTTTCAATTCTTCAAATGCCTTAGTAGCTTCCTCACCCCACTTGAAATTGTCCATTCTCAATAATTCAGTAAGGGGTCTGCTGATCAGCCCATAGTGTTTGATGAACTTCCTATAGTAGCCAGTCAACCCCTCAATTGCTTAATGTTCTTAGGAGTAGGCCATTCCCTCATACAAGCTACCTTTTGAGGATCAGTAGCCACACCATCTTTGGATATAATATGCCCCAAATATTCAATGTTCTGCACCCCAAACTGGCATTTGCTCATCTTAGCAAATAGAGTGTTGGCCCTTAAAACATCCAGTACTGCTCTCAAGTGAATTAAGTGGTCATTCCAGCTCTTACTATACACCAATATATCATCAAAGAATACTagcacactttttcttaaataagGCTGAAAAACCTGATTCATCAGGGATTGGAatgtggcaggagcattgcacaatccaaaaggcatcaccAGGAATTCATAGTGTCCATAGTGAGTTCTAAAGGCTGTCAAATACCTGTCTTCCTCCTTCATAAGTATTTGAAAATAGCCTGACCTCAAATCCAGTTTGGAAAAATAACTTGCACCATATAGCTCATCCAACAGTTCTTCAATTAGGGGAATAGGGTAGTCATGCTTGACTGTGAGAGAATTTAGATACCtgtaatctatgcacattcgccaAGAACCATCCTTCTTTTTAACCAGAATTGCTGGGGAGGCAAAATGGCTCCTGCTATATTGAATTGTGCCAGCTTCCAGCAATTCCTTAACAATTTTCTCTATTTCATCTTTATTCTTGTGTGTAGTTCTGTAGGGATATTGGTGCTTAGGCTCACTTCCAGCTTTAAGCACAATCTGATGCTCAATTCCCCTGATAGGTGGCAGGCCCAGAGGTTCTTCAAACACATCCTTGTACTCTTCCAACAAGGCTGGGATAGCTGAATTAGTGAGAATGGATACATCACTCTGCTGAGATTGAATCAGGTACAACTCAGCTACCTCATCTAAATGGTGATGGATTAGATGAAACAACCTGTGAACAGAAATCATTTAAAACTGAGTCTGGTCAGTTATGGCCCTCAACTTGACCCTCTTTCCCCTAGTAAATACAGTAAAAGTCATATTCTCATAATCCAAACTAATAAGGGTGGAAAACTTCAACCAGTCGCCCCCTAGAATCATATCATACCCTTCGTTCTTCAATATCCTAGGTGAGAAGGTGAACTGGTGGCCTTGGATTGTCCAAGTGAAGTCCTGAACTCTCCACTTACTTATCAGTTTATGTCCAGTAGCCCCCTTGACCATGATCGGTTTGTCCTTCTCTAGTGGAATATTCAATTCTGTTGCCAACCCTTCTCTTAAGAAGCTGAGGGTGCTTCCAGTGTCTAAAAGTATCTTCAACTCTCTTCCCCCAAACTCACCAATGACCCTCATCGTAGTGGAGTTAGGATTTCCTAGCAGTGATTCCATTGCCATGTAAACCTCATCCAGCTGTCCCCCATCCTCACATATCTGTTCAGCCTCTTCCTCATCTTGTTGGAGATGAGCCAACTCTTGCTCTTCATCCATGGCCATATAGAACACCCTGTGCTTGCATTTATGACCAAAGACATATTTCTCATCACAATTATAACACAgccccttctctcttcttgcAACCATTTCAGCACCAGTCAAAAGCTTGATGGGGGTCTTGGCACTGTTAAGTGCATTTGGTTTGTAGGTCAAGGAAACATCAGGCCTTCTGGGATTATGAACTTGATTTGGGGAGGGCTTTGGAGGTGGCCGAACCCTCTTAGATAGGGCTTCTAAGGTAAACAACTGTTGCTTCCCTATTTCAATAGCCTCATGTAGTGTTTTAGGTTTAAACAATAACATAAGTCCCTGCATTTCCTCTGATAAACCACTTATAAAACTTGCCACAAAATATTCTTCAGAATAATTCATGCTGTTACTGAGTAGTAAGCAAGCTCTAAGTTCTTCAAACTTCTCAACATACTCCTCATAACTGCCAGCCTGTTTGAGATTTTTGAATTCCATAACCATTTTTCCCTCATTTAAGTCATCAAATTTCAAAGCTACTTCCTCCATAAACTGCTGCCAATTGATAGTAAATAAGTTTTCACAACCAAAGTTCTGCAACCAGTGTAATGCCTTACCTTCAAAATTATGCACAGCCAACTGCACCATATTTTCATCACTCATAGAAGCAGATAATTTAAAGTAGGTGTTGCATTTAATAATCCAGGCCCTAGGATTAGTGCCATCAAACTTAGGAAAATCAATCCTATGGTTTGAATATCCAGAATTTGAACCAGACTGCTGAGAATAGTCAGTGTTAAATCCAGGGGTGAAGGGAGAAACTCTAGAGCTGGAGTTACCTTCCTTCCTTGCAGTGAATGGGGACGGACCCAATAGAGATGAGCTTGTGTTTTCCTTGCCCTTACCAGATCCCATCATAAGTAGCTTAAGCTCCTCCACAGATTTTGCTAGCTGATCATATTTTGTATCAATTTTCTGATCCAAATTCTTGAATTGCTCATTGATCTGATTTTCTAACATAGATCTGTTTCTTGCTTCAGCAATTAGCTGCTGCTCCAACTTTTTGTGTGACTCCTGCAACTCCTTAGCTCGTGTGCCATCAGCCATTTCCACTCGGATCTTTGCCAGAAGGAAGCAAAAGAACCCAAGCTCTGAGATACCAATGTAATAGATCTAggcttgacaaacatggttttcgtacctcaattccacatgttttgttgtcatttcccttcatgttttgcttgtgaatgcttgtttgtgcccgaatatttagttttatgaagatttgatatcttggtgtagttttggagtaatttcaggaaccatcaatgattaattggaggattttgaagatatgagattgaagtacgtctcgagaggaatccgtgagcgcaaacggcgaccaaatccgagtccggacgagggagaacggagcaaaacgagcggcctgcgcaatacgcccagtaccccgcggtcaccacccgcggccgcggggtgggaccgcgggtcagctgccccgACTCCAgcagacacccgcggtcaccacccgcggccgcggggcgggaccgcgggtcccctgactctcccccacgtttgaaggccgcggacgcgggccgtgaccgcgggaaaagagcggagcatcCCCAGGTGGGCCCCAATCGCGTTTTTCaccccttaaacccctttcttccccttttcctcacattattcatcatccccaacattcaacacacccatttccatcttccccaattcctccacaccaaaccctagcctccattaccacatctttttaccaagattgaatgcattgaagaggagagaagattgaagaaagctcattaataggatttgtcacttcttactctctctttcatttatgtatttctttgatttaggtttgttgtttgtgaacatgtttgaataaatcccccattggtttggggattaggctagttgattatgtgatggattgattattatgcttaatatatgtcttgattatttccttattattatcttttcaagccctagctttaattcttgtatggattgttggccactttctatgcatttctaatttgtgatttgaattgggagaggataatcataatagattaggagcttgaaacatattgactcaataaaccgggaggttgagagttgggtgagagtttaccgatcctttgtgcttttgggagttataggttagaagttgaccggggacggcaactatgacccgtaatctaccgttttagtcgtccgggagggggctagaactagtggggagatcactctagataaataggaatatcaagactaatattgagctaatttgaagtccattgctaatccatcgatgcctaatccctaaaccaccttcatcacttaattaatccactttgtttgattgttcttattttgtctttgaatttgttagttaatcaaaccactcacctccttgtttagtctaaatagctctagcataatgaattaggataatcactagattgaactactaatccttgtgggatacgaccttgcttccatatattacaactacccgtatacttgcggcgtggtgaaaatattagcgaacaagtttttggcgccgttgccggggattagtttagtttgattacttgtgatattttgaatcattgtgtttaactactttagacattttacttgatttattttttgttttctat harbors:
- the LOC131011212 gene encoding probable F-box protein At4g22030 is translated as MAAMKSSSIILQSSSIKMSSHGRGGITKAAMINLPKRVTKISLPQLRGNTTSFEQLEKQLSPNVEALIEKDDGDALVVAKLHAIMEAVADRVEMHKNIGDQRKEWNSLLLSSINALTLAAATMAGIASTSHGDATAMTISSTAMYVAATGMLSIVNKIQPSQLAEEQRNATRLFKQLHTQIQTILSIGNPTPIHVNQIIDKVLALDKAFPLPLLGGSMLDKFPATLEPAVWWPQNIRKHHPKTTNQGYNGWNGKLEEEMREIVKVMKLKDEEDYLRLAGKALNLNKLLAKSAPLLTAMAAVASSLHSHGGWAAALAVGGGALATVANSFEHGGQVGMVFEMYRSNAGFFKLMQESIQSNLDEDDFERRENGEMLEMKVALQLGRSLSDLRNLAKDSSLKGEAINEFASKLF